The Methylomarinum sp. Ch1-1 genome contains the following window.
TCTTGTTATCAGTCATTTGTCAAAATATTGACGATCAATCCATGAAAAAAACGAATCTTACGATAAAAATGTTTGTTGCGCTGGCGGCTGTGTTTGTCTTCGCCGGCGCCTTGTCCGGCTGTTCAGAGGATAAGCCGAAAGTTGTCGCCAAAAAAGCCGAGCACAATCCTTTTGATCATTCTCATGGCGCCGATGTCACCGATTTAGTCAAACATAAGTTTGAGCATGATTTTGCCGAACAATGCGTCGAGCGCGAAATCAAGAATTCGGTCAACAAGACCGAGGATAGAAAGCGCTACGCGAAGCCTTGCCTTTGTATCGCGACTTACATGATGAAAGATCTGACCGCGGTGGAAGCGGAAAAATTCTTGCAGGAACACAAGGACACCCAATCTTTGAGAATCCGTTTCGAAAACGCCGCCTACCATTGTCTGCAGCAAAAGTCTCAGCCCAAATCACCGCAATTGTTCGGTAAGCGCTAAATACCCCGGCTATCCTGTTAACCGCCGAGGCGCAGAGTTCAGGGGCGGGTTGGTTTTTCAGCCCGCCGCTCTCAGGTTTTCTGTTGACACGGCAGCGGCTGATCTCAGCGTCCCCGCGATGAAGTTCTAATAATCTAAGTGAAAGCAATGACCCAGTCAGACGAATTATTTTCCCAGGCCAAAACAGTGATTCCCGGTGGCGTTAATTCGCCGGTCCGTTCATTCGGCGGCGTCGGCGGCACGCCGGTTTATATTGATCATGCCTCGGGCCCTTATGTCTTCGACAGTGACAATAAGCGCTATATCGATTATGTCGGTTCGTGGGGGCCGATGATACTCGGGCATGCTCATCCCGAGGTCATCGCTGCGGTCAAGGACGCGGCGGAAAAAGGCCTTAGTTTCGGCGCGCCGACCGAAATAGAGACCCGCATGGCTGCTAAGATCTGCGAATTGCTGCCTTCGGTGGATTTGGTGCGCATGGTCAGTTCCGGCACCGAAGCGACGATGAGCGCGTTGCGCTTGGCGCGTGGTTACAGCGGGCGTGACAAAATCGTTAAATTCGAAGGCTGTTATCACGGCCACTCCGATTCTTTGCTGGTGAAGGCCGGTTCCGGGGCGTTGACGTTGGGCGTGCCCAGTTCGCCGGGGGTGCCGGCCTCGTTGGCCGCCGATACGATCACGTTGACCTATAACGACAGCGAGGCGGTCAAACAGGTCTTTGCCGAACTCGGTGAGCAAATCGCCTGCATCATCGTCGAGCCGGTGGCCGGCAACATGAATTGCATTCCGCCGGAGCCGGGTTTCCTGGAGACCTTGCGAGCCGTTTGCGATCAATATGGCAGCGTGTTGATTTTTGATGAGGTGATGACCGGTTTCAGAGTGGGATTGCACAGCGCCCAGGGTTATTATCGAGTCACGCCGGACTTGACGACGTTGGGCAAGATTATTGGCGGCGGAATGCCGGTCGGCGCATTCGGCGGTCGTCGTGAAATCATGGAGCACTTGGCGCCGCTCGGTCCGGTTTATCAAGCCGGCACCTTGTCCGGTAATCCGGTGGCGATGGCGGCTGGGTTGAAGACGCTGGAGCTGATTTCGGCGCCCGATTTTTATCGAAAATTGAGCGAGAAAACCGAGCAGCTGGTGAGCGGCCTTAAACAGCAGGCCGCATCGGCGGGCGTCGCTTTGACCTGTAATCAGGTCGGCGGCATGTTCGGGTTGTTTTTCAGCGACGAGGAAAACATCAGCCGGTTTGCCCAGGTGATGCGCTGTGATCAGCAACTTTTCAAGCGCTTCTTTCATGCGATGCTCGATCAGGGCGTTTATTTAGCGCCTTCGGCATTCGAGGCGGGATTCGTGTCCGCGGCGCACAGCGATGCTGATATACAGCAGACTTTGGAGGCCGCAGGCAAGGCTTTCAAATCCTTGTAATGGAATGGTTGCGGGAACCCTGGCTATCGTCGCTGGCGGCCATAGCCGGTTTTCTCATCGCTTGGTTGTTAAGCGCAAGGCGCCATAGCCGACAGCGGGTGCGCGTCGCTGAGCTGGAACAGCGTTTGGCGATTAAGGCCGAAGAACAGCAACAGGTCGTCGTCAAGCTGGCCGTTAGCGAAGAAAGGCTCGCTCATTATGTGAACAAGGAGGTCGACTGTCAGCAGTTGCAGCAGCAGTTGCTCGATAGCAAAACCGCTTATGCGGAATTGCAGAGCCGTTTGCAGGAACAGCAAAAAAGCAGCGCCGAGAAGATACAATTGCTGCATGATGCTGAAAGCCAGCTGAAAACGCAATTTGAAAATCTGGCCAATCGCATTTTTGAGGAGCGTAATAAACAATTCAGCGAACACAATAAAAGCAGTATCGAGCATCTGGTCTCCCCGCTGAAACAACAACTGGGCGATTTCAAAAGCCGCCTGGAAGCGGTTTACGATAACGAAAGCAAGGATCGTATCTCACTGCGCGAGGAAATTGTTTCATTACGGCGCGATACCGCGAAAATGAATCAGGAGGCCTTGAACTTGACCCGGGCGCTGAAAGGCGACAAAAAGACCCAGGGAAACTGGGGCGAGATGATTCTGGAAAAGGTCCTGGAGCAGTCCGGCTTGCGGAAAGGCGTCGAATATGAAACCCAGAGCGCCTTCAGGGATGCGGGCAATCAATTATTCAAGCCGGATGTCATCATACGTTTACCCGAAGACAAGGATGTGGTCATCGATTCGAAGGTGTCGCTGTTGGCCTATGAGCGCTATTGTTCCGCGGAAGATGAGCAGGAGCGGCGCCAGGCGCTGAAGGAGCATGGCGATGCGATCAGACAACATATCAAGAGTTTGAGCGGCAAGGACTATGCCTCGTTGCAGGGGCTGCGCTCGCTGGATTTTGTGCTATTGTTCATGCCTATCGAGGCGGCGTTCATGGCCGCTTTTCAGGCCGACGAGCAGTTGCTCGGCGAAGCCTTAGAGCATAAGATCATCGTTGTGACGCCGACGACCTTGCTGGCGACGCTGAGAACGATACAGAATCTTTGGCGCTACGAGCAGCAGAACGAAAACGCCAAGGTCATCGCCGATAAGGCCGGTGCGTTGTACGATAAAATCAGAGGATTTGTCGAAGAGTTGGACAAGCTCGGCCAGCAGTTGGCCACGGTCAACAAGACTTATGATGGCGTCATGAATAAGCTGACCCGCGGCCAGGGCAATCTGCTGCGTCAGGCCAGCAGTTTCGAGAAGCTGGGCGTCAAGGTGAGAAAAAAATTGCCTAAGTCGCTGACCGAAAAAGCCGGTTTAGGCGAAGAATAAAGAGTGAGCTTGAGCCGGAGATATCGGAAGGTGGCTAAAACCCGATTCAACGTTTCTTGAGCACCTTAGGATGAGGCTTGAAGCCGTCTTTATTATGTTGCTTGCAGGTGGCGAATCGGTAGAGTCTGTTTTTCAGCGTGATGACGATCGTTTCAAGGTTGCCGGTTCGGCTGCAGCGGCTGCCCTTGGCCGTTTCGGCCTGACATCGAGTGGCGCTTTTCGCTAGGTCTAGCATGGCCTGTTCGCCTTTTTCCTCGGTGCTTTGCGGCTCTGGCCTTGCACCTTTGTCTTTGCTTTCTGCTGCGGTAATGGCGGTTTGCCTGATTTTTGCTGTTTGCGGCTGGCTTTCCTCTGTTTGGCGCTGCGCGGTCGCCGATTCGTCCTTGAATAAAAACCAGCCCAAAGCGACAATCAAGAATGGCAGGAAATTCAGCATCGATACATCCTGCTTGTTCGCCAACATTTCACGGTATCTGGCCGGCGTAATCGCGCTGTTGGTTGATGATTTTGCGGGGCTTTCCAGTGTCGCTTTGGCAATGACGATTTTTCTGAAAGTCTTAGCCGACGCCGCCGCTTTGGATGCAATGTCCTGCTCAACAGCCGCCTCAATGGATTGATTGCTTGCCTGTTCGATCAGCTCTTCGCCGGCTAGGACCAGTCCACCAAGCATGAAGGTGATGACGATCAATAAAATCTGCAAGTGCTTTTTTGTTTTCATTGTTCTTGGCCTTTTGAGACGTAATAAGCGAAGATTTAAGC
Protein-coding sequences here:
- the hemL gene encoding glutamate-1-semialdehyde 2,1-aminomutase encodes the protein MTQSDELFSQAKTVIPGGVNSPVRSFGGVGGTPVYIDHASGPYVFDSDNKRYIDYVGSWGPMILGHAHPEVIAAVKDAAEKGLSFGAPTEIETRMAAKICELLPSVDLVRMVSSGTEATMSALRLARGYSGRDKIVKFEGCYHGHSDSLLVKAGSGALTLGVPSSPGVPASLAADTITLTYNDSEAVKQVFAELGEQIACIIVEPVAGNMNCIPPEPGFLETLRAVCDQYGSVLIFDEVMTGFRVGLHSAQGYYRVTPDLTTLGKIIGGGMPVGAFGGRREIMEHLAPLGPVYQAGTLSGNPVAMAAGLKTLELISAPDFYRKLSEKTEQLVSGLKQQAASAGVALTCNQVGGMFGLFFSDEENISRFAQVMRCDQQLFKRFFHAMLDQGVYLAPSAFEAGFVSAAHSDADIQQTLEAAGKAFKSL
- a CDS encoding DNA recombination protein RmuC → MEWLREPWLSSLAAIAGFLIAWLLSARRHSRQRVRVAELEQRLAIKAEEQQQVVVKLAVSEERLAHYVNKEVDCQQLQQQLLDSKTAYAELQSRLQEQQKSSAEKIQLLHDAESQLKTQFENLANRIFEERNKQFSEHNKSSIEHLVSPLKQQLGDFKSRLEAVYDNESKDRISLREEIVSLRRDTAKMNQEALNLTRALKGDKKTQGNWGEMILEKVLEQSGLRKGVEYETQSAFRDAGNQLFKPDVIIRLPEDKDVVIDSKVSLLAYERYCSAEDEQERRQALKEHGDAIRQHIKSLSGKDYASLQGLRSLDFVLLFMPIEAAFMAAFQADEQLLGEALEHKIIVVTPTTLLATLRTIQNLWRYEQQNENAKVIADKAGALYDKIRGFVEELDKLGQQLATVNKTYDGVMNKLTRGQGNLLRQASSFEKLGVKVRKKLPKSLTEKAGLGEE